A genomic window from Anopheles ziemanni chromosome X, idAnoZiCoDA_A2_x.2, whole genome shotgun sequence includes:
- the LOC131290501 gene encoding alpha-ketoglutarate-dependent dioxygenase alkB homolog 7, mitochondrial, producing the protein MLTVVSRVCLKTKTLAPLVVSYRTPPSTLRSIHQGKIHCEHQKEHSTDNLQSNLLSFAGQWPDNDRISFVADMRVLENFITEQEEASLLEEIEPYIKRLRYEFDHWDDAIHGYRETERKHWYPANRAILDRVVADAFAGSAMPYVHVLDLAQDGVIKPHVDSVRYCGNTIAGISLLSDSVMRMVRTNDEEQTNEEYRQIFSKDRDKKFWADVLLPRRSLYVMKHSARYNFTHEILAAKESFFGKRHIQKTRRISIICRNDP; encoded by the exons ATGTTGACTGTAGTTTCTCGAGTCtgtttgaaaacgaaaacattagCTCCGTTAGTTGTGTCTTACAGGACACCACCTTCTACCCTACGTAGTATTCATCAGGGGAAAATACATTGCGAACACCAGAAAGAACATTCAACCGACAATCTACAATCAAACCTTTTATCCTTTGCTGGTCAATGGCCAGACAATGACAGGATAAGCTTCGTAGCCGATATGCGAGTACTCGAAAATTTTATAACTGAACAAGAGGAGGCCTCTTTACTGGAGGAAATTGAACCATACATCAAACGGCTGCGCTACGAATTTGATCACTGGGACGATGCAATCCACGGCTATCGCGAAACTGAACGCAAACACTGGTATCCAGCTAATCGTGCCATTTTGGACCGTGTTGTAGCAGATGCGTTTGCCGGCTCGGCCATGCCATATGTGCACGTGCTGGATTTGGCCCAAGATGGTGTAATCAAACCTCATGTCGATAGTGTGCGG TACTGTGGAAATACGATCGCCGGTATAAGTTTACTCTCCGACTCTGTAATGCGAATGGTCCGGACAAATGATGAGGAGCAAACGAATGAAGAGTATCGCCAAATTTTCTCTAAAGATCGTGATAAAAAATTCTGGGCTGATGTGTTGCTGCCACGACGATCGCTCTATGTGATGAA ACACTCTGCACGGTACAACTTTACTCACGAAATTCTTGCTGCCAAGGAGTCGTTCTTCGGAAAAAGGCATATCCAGAAAACGAGACGCATATCGATCATTTGTCGAAATGATCCCTAA
- the LOC131291425 gene encoding glutathione S-transferase theta-1-like yields the protein MSKALKLYYDLMSQPSRALWIFLEKTKIPYERCLVNLGKGEHLTDEFKAINRFQKVPCIADNQINLAETVAIIRYLAREYQVPDHWYPADTRQRARVDEYLEWQHHNTRAMCAVYFQYMWLRPRMFGKKVDPSRAEQYKAQMESCLDFIEREFLGGGSRFIVGEEISFADLLAACEIEQPKMAGYDPCAGRPKLTEWMARVRDATNPYYDQAHKLVYKIAPETVPKPKL from the exons ATGTCGAAAGCATTAAAGTTGTACTACGATCTTATGTCCCAGCCTTCGCGGGCTTTGTGGATTTTTTTGGAGAAGACTAAAATCCCCTACGAACGCTGCTTGGTGAATCTGGGAAAAG GAGAACACTTAACGGATGAGTTCAAGGCGATTAATCGCTTCCAGAAAGTGCCTTGCATCGCAGATAATCAGATCAACTTGGCCGAAACTGTCGCCATCATCCGTTATCTGGCCCGGGAGTATCAGGTGCCGGATCATTGGTACCCAGCCGACACCCGTCAGCGTGCGCGAGTGGACGAGTACCTCGAATGGCAACATCACAACACGCGCGCTATGTGCGCCGTCTACTTCCAGTACATGTGGCTTCGGCCGCGTATGTTCGGTAAAAAGGTAGATCCAAGTCGGGCAGAGCAATACAAGGCGCAAATGGAATCGTGCCTTGATTTCATCGAGCGCGAGTTTCTTGGTGGTGGCTCCCGGTTCATCGTGGGAGAGGAGATTTCTTTTGCCGATCTGCTGGCAGCTTGTGAAATTGAACAGCCAA AAATGGCCGGGTATGATCCGTGCGCCGGTCGCCCTAAGCTCACGGAATGGATGGCTCGTGTTCGTGACGCAACCAATCCGTACTATGATCAGGCCCACAAGCTGGTCTATAAAATCGCTCCGGAAACGGTTCCGAAACCAAAACTATGA
- the LOC131290832 gene encoding glutathione S-transferase theta-2B-like, whose protein sequence is MAGKLKLYYDFMSQPSRALYIFLSKNGIPFERCPVALRKFEQKSPEYKKNVNRFGKVPCIVEDDFHLAESVAIVRYICQKYDVPSYWYQTNNSIGQARIDEYLSYQHLNIRADVSLYFFYVWLNPLTGKSVDQEKAARLRARLDKGLNFFEQVLLNNGNKPFLTGDQFTYADLSAACEIEQAKIAGYNPCSSDRPHLSNWMAAVRERTNPFYDEAHKLVYRLTPEHIPTPAVPADDD, encoded by the exons ATGGCTGGAAAACTGAAGCTTTATTACGACTTCATGTCGCAACCATCAAGAGCTCTGTACATATTTCTGTCCAAGAACGGAATACCTTTCGAGCGATGCCCTGTAGCGCTGCGAAAAT TTGAACAGAAGTCTCCCGAGTACAAAAAGAATGTGAATCGCTTCGGGAAGGTTCCGTGCATCGTTGAAGATGACTTCCATCTCGCAGAAAGCGTTGCTATCGTCCGTTACATCTGCCAGAAGTACGACGTACCATCATATTGGTATCAAACGAACAATTCGATAGGACAAGCGCGTATCGATGAATACCTTTCCTATCAACACCTGAACATTAGAGCCGACGTTTCGCTATACTTCTTCTATGTTTGGCTGAATCCGCTGACCGGCAAGAGCGTGGACCAGGAAAAGGCAGCACGCTTACGGGCCCGGCTGGACAAAGGGTTAAACTTTTTCGAGCAAGTACTGCTGAACAATGGCAACAAGCCTTTTTTGACCGGTGACCAGTTCACCTACGCGGATCTATCGGCAGCCTGCGAAATTGAGCAAGCCAAAATTGCCGGATACAATCCGTGCAGCTCTGATCGTCCGCATTTAAGCAACTGGATGGCGGCTGTTAGGGAAAGAACCAATCCGTTTTATGACGAGGCACACAAGTTAGTGTACCGGCTAACGCCGGAACACATTCCGACCCCGGCTGTTCCGGCTGATGACGATTGA
- the LOC131290997 gene encoding midnolin homolog encodes MVNSSGAGGGVSGNGDGNGADIDSSGGGMGVDNAGGSGSGPQHPSAAPSSDLMEDVESDSSGLIALHVTPTTGGNFTVLVEGDKTVLHLKKIISKNLKVTKERFSLLHRERELHDGTLMENGLVDGSKLVLTPNVETGLLTQRAENTVMQALESLNDKQVNDFLSGRSPLNLSVRLGEHMMLIQLQLSTLNPSSSQTATIGSGGMSFSGGGRLKASTSATKAVIVKPYPKHHHYYRTPEGASSSSGNVSSSSSSSASSYTPLSSYSSGSASSSKARNQSSPDSSPVSNSKASNLARRSVAKSQSPSTGSEDEMEQPALKRAARQESAKETALRSNTVSSSSTSINNNNQSTGESNNSNRTDSISSNSAGGNVSIKQFLGDQQQVSVKMEQTGEDQPRENGKADVERMETDKSESVAGPGTNNMAAPVAISSPIKSLSKLVSARMTTDDETVEKEGTKVTAEQLEDMPEVGGSMSAPAIEDCSDAISANLTSCLCRRLDTDAGTVAGKKAKAVSSPKVINVPSVGKKSRKPVARYIGEREDFMDGTTSSLATNRVDGEDWQQNPPLLSVCLQQAEQDTSFDEEENPEDPVAKNIGEWEDFMQENSGAASKPSLTANRVDGRQQKTPLPAHRLLQTEQDTAFDDEENPEEPIAKYIGEWEDFMEGNSGAGSTTSSLSAKRAGGTRRDPNTPLSVHRLLQAEQDAFANDGKKSRKPVARYIGEREDFMEETSEAASTASSLGEKRADTEGRQQNTPLLAQRLQQDGQDNSFDNGPRFIELVATGEQALLSQRIARAGLTYIAEPPNPPLKNPALAEASRNLTQTLRKLSKRVFTSTQSSGGSSLSSSASSSSLSSLASSSSSAPSSPVPAPSSGRNVSSGAVIESMKHHGKGIYSGTFSGTLNPALQDQYGRPKRDISTIIHILNDLLSAAPQCTASETAAGRAGNASTSSSAGGTGNNAPSESESASDCGSSPSLRHSCQQHKQSNRPTAGRPADHGSGTSWFVPAPKESKNVSVLAAPKTSKKACAGCKGPSTGSSSGYRSLLLSSVDDSASASTATTKGKHQPVCSCGKIGGSSASLSFEVQLQCKACLTKAAEEENQKMKLKIDSLRLIMKQKRERREARKQQTAPYNGGMVAKADMEEAVNAHASDQVQNGKFFTNTRLVGKQQSHALDVEKETKSSKPKMTKPPQRDLTSTAAEQRAPTEHQDVLPIDSCAADGDVPFSRPAGTRVRNPSSAKAFTPIPANTTYSASSEASSNDEAASHIDDDIDS; translated from the exons ATGGTGAACTCTTCTGGCGCGGGCGGTGGGGTCAGTGGCAACGGGGACGGAAACGGGGCAGATATCGACAGTAGTGGTGGTGGGATGGGTGTTGACAACGCCGGCGGCTCCGGCAGTGGACCGCAGCATCCATCCGCCGCACCCTCGTCGGACCTGATGGAGGACGTCGAGTCGGACTCGTCTGGACTGATTGCCCTCCACGTCACGCCCACGACCGGCGGCAACTTTACCGTGCTCGTCGAGGGCGACAAAACCGTGCTGCACCTGAAGAAAATCATCTCCAAGAACCTGAAGGTGACCAAAGAACGCTTCTCCCTGCTGCATCGCGAGCG CGAACTGCACGATGGCACACTGATGGAAAACGGGCTCGTCGATGGTTCCAAGCTTGTCCTTACACCAAACGTGGAAACTGGATTATTG ACGCAGCGTGCAGAGAACACAGTGATGCAAGCGCTTGAATCACTAAACGACAAGCAGGTGAATGATTTTCTAAGTGGCAGGAGCCCGCTCAATCTGAGCGTGCGACTCGGGGAGCACATGATGCTGATCCAGCTGCAGCTGAGCACGCTGAACCCATCGTCTTCGCAGACGGCGACTATTGGGTCGGGAGGGATGTCCttcagtggtggtggtcggCTGAAAGCGTCCACGTCCGCAACGAAAGCGGTCATCGTTAAGCCGTATCCAAAGCATCATCACTACTATCGCACTCCGGAGGGGGCATCCTCATCAAGCGGCAatgtcagcagcagcagtagcagcagcgcGTCAAGTTACACACCATTATCATCGTATTCATCGGGATCGGCAAGTAGTAGCAAGGCACGCAATCAGTCATCACCTGATTCGTCGCCGGTCAGCAATAGTAAAGCAAGCAACCTTGCACGGCGATCGGTTGCTAAAAGTCAGTCACCCTCGACCGGTTCAGAAGACGAGATGGAACAGCCTGCCTTAAAGCGAGCGGCTAGACAGGAATCGGCGAAGGAAACCGCTTTAAGAAGCAATACTgttagcagcagcagcaccagcatc AACAATAACAATCAGTCTACCGGAGAGAGCAACAATAGCAATAGAACGGATAGCATAAGTAGTAACAGTGCTGGAGGTAATGTAAGTATCAAACAATTCCTTGGGGACCAACAACAAGTGAGTGTGAAGATGGAGCAGACTGGTGAAGATCAGCCGAGGGAGAATGGCAAAGCGGATGTGGAACGCATGGAGACCGATAAGAGCGAATCAGTTGCCGGTCCCGGCACTAACAACATGGCGGCACCGGTGGCAATTTCCTCCCCGATCAAGTCACTCTCGAAACTGGTCTCCGCGCGGATGACAACTGACGACGAGACGGTGGAGAAAGAAGGTACGAAAGTAACGGCTGAACAGTTGGAAGATATGCCGGAGGTTGGTGGCAGTATGAGCGCCCCAGCCATCGAGGATTGTTCTGATGCAATTTCAGCGAATCTAACGTCCTGTCTCTGTCGCCGCTTGGACACCGACGCAGGCACTGTAGCGGGAAAGAAGGCAAAGGCAGTAAGCAGCCCAAAAGTTATAAACGTCCCGAGCGTGGGAAAGAAATCACGAAAGCCGGTCGCAAGGTATATCGGTGAAAGGGAGGATTTTATGGACGGGACAACATCATCCTTGGCCACCAATAGAGTTGACGGTGAGGATTGGCAGCAGAATCCACCCCTTCTTTCGGTTTGCCTGCAGCAAGCCGAGCAAGATACCTCCTTCGACGAAGAAGAGAATCCAGAAGATCCGGTCGCAAAAAATATTGGTGAATGGGAGGATTTTATGCAGGAAAACTCTGGAGCAGCGTCAAAACCATCACTGACTGCCAATAGAGTTGACGGTCGGCAGCAGAAAACACCGCTTCCGGCGCATCGCCTGCTGCAAACTGAGCAAGATACCGCATTCGATGATGAAGAGAATCCAGAAGAGCCGATCGCAAAGTATATTGGTGAATGGGAGGATTTTATGGAGGGTAACTCAGGTGCAGGATCAACGACATCATCGCTGTCTGCCAAaagagctggcggtacgagacgGGATCCTAATACACCGCTTTCGGTGCATCGCCTGCTGCAAGCCGAGCAAGATGCCTTCGCCAATGATGGAAAGAAATCACGCAAACCGGTCGCAAGGTATATCGGTGAAAGGGAGGATTTTATGGAGGAAACTTCAGAAGCAGCGTCAACGGCATCATCGCTGGGCGAAAAAAGAGCTGACACAGAGGGTCGGCAACAGAATACACCGCTTCTGGCGCAACGCCTGCAGCAAGACGGGCAAGATAACTCCTTTGACAACGGTCCTCGTTTCATAGAGCTCGTGGCTACCGGAGAACAGGCACTGCTGTCGCAACGGATTGCCCGCGCTGGTTTGACCTACATCGCCGAACCGCCGAATCCACCGTTGAAAAATCCGGCCCTCGCTGAAGCATCCCGCAATCTGACGCAAACGCTGCGCAAACTGTCGAAGCGCGTATTTACCAGCA CACAATCATCAGGCGGTTCGTCTTTGTCTTCGTCCGCTTCATCTTCCTCGCTCTCGTCGCTGGCGTCTTCCTCCTCGTCGGCCCCTTCGTCGCCCGTACCGGCGCCTTCGAGCGGGCGGAACGTCAGTTCCGGTGCCGTTATCGAATCGATGAAGCACCACGGTAAAGGTATCTACTCCGGGACGTTCTCTGGCACGCTGAATCCGGCGCTACAGGACCAGTACGGTCGCCCAAAGCGCGACATATCGACCATCATTCATATTCTCAACGATCTGCTCAGTGCGGCCCCGCAGTGCACCGCTAGCGAAACGGCTGCCGGTAGAGCCGGCAACGCCAGCACCAGTTCCTCCGCCGGCGGCACAGGAAATAACGCACCCAGTGAGAGCGAATCGGCAAGCGACTGTGGTTCTTCGCCATCCCTACGACACAGCTGCCAGCAACACAAGCAAAGCAATCGACCAACTGCGGGACGGCCCGCTGACCATGGATCTGGTACTTCTTGGTTTGTACCAGCGCCGAAGGAGTCCAAGAAT GTTTCGGTGTTAGCTGCACCCAAAACTTCGAAGAAGGCCTGTGCTGGGTGTAAGGGACCGAGTACTGGTTCCTCCAGCGGTTACCGCTCGCTACTTCTCTCGTCAGTGGACGATTCCGCATCGGCATCGACCGCCACTACCAAAGGAAAACACCAGCCGGTTTGCAGTTGCGGCAAAATTGGGGGCTCGTCGGCTTCACTTTCGTTCGAGGTGCAGCTGCAGTGCAAGGCATGCCTTACGAAGGCggcggaagaagaaaatcaaaaaatgaaacttaAAATCGATAGCTTGCGGCTGATTATGAAGCAGAAGCGGGAACGTCGGGAGGCACGGAAGCAGCAGACCGCCCCGTACAACGGGGGTATGGTAGCTAAGGCCGATATGGAGGAAGCTGTAAACGCCCATGCTTCCGACCAGGTGCAAAACGGGAAATTTTTCACCAACACTCGCCTAGTTGGCAAACAGCAGTCCCACGCACTGGAcgtcgaaaaagaaacaaaatcgtCGAAGCCGAAGATGACAAAACCACCACAGAGAGACTTAACATCTACGGCAGCAGAACAGCGAGCACCCACCGAACATCAGGATGTTCTACCGATCGACAGCTGCGCTGCAGACGGTGACGTGCCATTCTCTCGACCGGCCGGTACGAGGGTGAGAAATCCTTCTTCTGCTAAGGCATTCACGCCAATACCAGCCAATACGACCTATTCGGCATCCTCAGAGGCTTCGTCAAACGACGAAGCAGCCTCTCATATTGATGACGATATCGATTCTTAA